The Opitutales bacterium ASA1 genome window below encodes:
- the galK gene encoding galactokinase, with protein sequence MKEKISAAFAKTFGRAPTVVTRAPGRIEFIGNHTDYNGGPVLGASIDRGVCVAVAPRDDARWRFASDYRGAIGEPLDLPAGEPARQSGNGGWTNYPLGVLAALPAFDLRRPEGFDFLAMSDLPAGSGLSSSAAIELASALAFLELTAQHPDRTTLVQIGKHAENHFVGVPCGILDQGVSGFGKADHLVHIDCRTPSFDTVPLPQGVHFWVFNTHTKHALVDGLYAARHRECMDAAKALGVDLLVQATPGALDAAHDRMTETVHLRARHVIEEIERVRATVHALQFNQLPEVGRLLTASHRSSQKLFENSTPELDFLVDTLTARPDVLGARLSGGGFGGAVMAMTGPDFDRRAANAVVDAYHQRFGACPDVLHMQTGDGAAVL encoded by the coding sequence ATGAAAGAAAAGATCTCCGCCGCCTTCGCGAAAACCTTCGGTCGAGCACCGACCGTAGTCACCCGCGCTCCCGGCCGCATCGAATTCATCGGCAATCACACCGACTACAACGGCGGCCCCGTCCTAGGTGCCTCCATCGATCGGGGCGTCTGCGTCGCCGTCGCGCCGCGTGACGACGCTCGCTGGCGTTTCGCCAGCGACTATCGTGGGGCGATCGGCGAACCGCTCGATCTTCCCGCCGGCGAGCCTGCCCGCCAGAGCGGCAACGGCGGCTGGACGAACTACCCGCTCGGCGTCCTCGCGGCTCTGCCGGCGTTCGACCTGCGTCGCCCGGAAGGTTTCGACTTTCTCGCCATGTCCGACCTGCCCGCCGGTTCGGGGCTGAGCAGCAGTGCCGCCATCGAACTCGCCTCGGCCTTGGCCTTCCTCGAATTGACGGCGCAGCATCCCGATCGCACCACGCTCGTCCAAATCGGCAAACACGCCGAGAACCACTTCGTCGGCGTGCCCTGCGGCATCCTCGATCAAGGCGTATCGGGTTTCGGCAAAGCCGACCACCTCGTGCACATCGATTGTCGCACACCGAGTTTCGACACCGTGCCCCTGCCCCAGGGCGTGCACTTCTGGGTGTTCAACACCCACACCAAGCACGCGTTGGTCGACGGTCTCTACGCCGCCCGTCACCGCGAATGCATGGACGCCGCCAAGGCCCTCGGAGTCGATCTCCTCGTGCAAGCCACTCCCGGCGCGCTGGACGCCGCGCATGATCGCATGACCGAGACCGTCCATCTTCGCGCCCGCCACGTGATCGAGGAGATCGAACGCGTCCGCGCCACCGTGCATGCACTTCAGTTCAACCAACTCCCCGAGGTCGGCCGTTTGCTCACCGCCTCCCACCGCAGTTCGCAGAAGCTCTTCGAAAACAGCACGCCCGAACTCGACTTTCTCGTCGACACGCTCACCGCACGTCCCGACGTGCTCGGGGCGCGACTGTCCGGCGGAGGTTTCGGCGGAGCCGTCATGGCAATGACCGGCCCCGACTTCGACCGCCGCGCCGCAAATGCCGTGGTCGACGCCTACCACCAACGTTTCGGTGCCTGTCCAGACGTCCTCCACATGCAGACCGGCGACGGTGCCGCCGTGCTCTGA
- a CDS encoding glycoside hydrolase family 2 TIM barrel-domain containing protein, whose translation MLLHVRIPATLLLIMAQTTVSTFAAPDWEDATVFRVGKEDPRAAGLVPFTSPPDEVPARPTDSPWVQSLDGDWKFHYAGHPDLAPNGFHAPDFDVSTWAELPVPSNWQLHGYGKPLYTNVTLPFAKNPPGVMGEPPAAFTTFPEDQRNPVGSYRRDFTLPDSWHGRRVFVVFNGADSNLRLWLNGHEIGYSQDSRTPAEFELTSHLRDGGNTIAARVMQHCDGSYLEDQDMWRLSGLFRSVHLWSAPPCDLRDLDVRTRLEDDMRTASLELRARIHNTTTTPVTPKLAASLVGPDGTAHPFSAEGTRVASGAFTDLLLALPPMTVATWSAETPTLYTLRLALDADGHETIHYALRVGFRRSEVKNGNLLVNGRPVLIKGVNRHDHHHETGHAVSEDSMRADLLAMKRANINAVRTSHYPNEPRFLELTDELGFYVVSEANIESHAMGWGPDANPLAKDHAWGPAHLDRVRNNVELHKNHPSVVIWSLGNEAGDGANFVASAEWIRSRDPSRPIMYEQAQQRPHVDMFAPMYASVAASLAYAAEEEKKPLAAQRPMIQCEYNHAMGASSGNLADYWQVWRSHRLLQGGFIWDWRDQGILSTKHAADAVRDASPHEHGVRLAGVLDDSEGLVAGGLIVAPSPQLQPDAALVIEVEARGNALGIDRSDNNNRNEHAGYPIVASGRGAYTLALDGDSAAVLFVLRDTDGGVHTLRAPLPADWERTFLPIRASWDGVTVRIHFSGTLVAEAPFAGDLVRGTQPLGIGLDPENPSLRFNGAIRRVVVRGRDSDTVGTTTSDVRLDLDLLAAAAQPRTRPFFAYGGDFNDRPNDRSFCFNGIVMADLRPSPQYPEVFKVHQDVHTRAIAYTGNSIELEVFNERFFATTADLEAHWELRHEGREFAHGRLDLPVVEPQARERFVLDLPDSLPNVGELHLRVSFRKTDATPWAPAGFEIAWDEIELPDRPRAASSIVSGPPLRTSRASGRTTVEGSNFGAIFDESTGMLVSLRRDGLERLAAPVRLDFWRPTTNNDEGARYPVRLGAWRHAGRDARATAWEVETLADGSVRLATDLRIPVADTRATILYVVDAAGTVHTTLDLIPAGDAVPALPRIGFAFTTPADRDVWSWFGRGPHENYVDRRAGAWTGVFSGRVRDLFHFYGDPQESGNRTGIRWSTLTDRSGLGLRVGAVEHLLEMAAYPCRPDDIELAHHPVDIPESDVITFNVDLRQQGLGGTTSWGEEPLPQYRIPADRPYRMEFSFAPEGP comes from the coding sequence ATGCTACTTCACGTCCGCATCCCAGCCACGCTCTTGCTCATCATGGCCCAAACGACCGTATCCACGTTCGCCGCGCCCGATTGGGAAGACGCCACCGTCTTCCGGGTCGGCAAGGAAGACCCACGCGCCGCCGGTCTCGTCCCGTTCACGTCGCCTCCCGACGAGGTTCCCGCTCGCCCGACCGACTCTCCGTGGGTGCAGTCCCTCGACGGCGACTGGAAGTTCCACTACGCGGGCCACCCCGACCTCGCGCCCAACGGGTTTCACGCTCCCGACTTCGACGTCTCTACCTGGGCCGAGCTCCCCGTACCGTCCAACTGGCAACTTCACGGCTACGGAAAGCCGCTCTATACCAACGTCACACTACCGTTCGCGAAAAACCCGCCGGGCGTGATGGGTGAACCACCCGCCGCTTTCACGACGTTTCCCGAAGACCAGCGCAACCCCGTCGGCAGCTACCGCCGCGATTTCACCCTGCCCGACTCTTGGCACGGACGCCGCGTCTTCGTCGTCTTCAACGGTGCCGACAGCAACCTTCGCCTCTGGCTCAACGGCCACGAGATCGGCTACTCCCAAGACTCCCGCACACCCGCCGAATTCGAGCTCACGTCGCACCTTCGGGACGGCGGAAACACGATCGCCGCACGCGTCATGCAACACTGCGATGGTTCCTATCTCGAAGACCAGGACATGTGGCGCCTGTCGGGCCTTTTCCGCTCCGTCCATCTCTGGAGCGCACCTCCGTGCGACCTTCGCGATCTCGACGTCCGCACGCGTCTCGAGGACGACATGCGCACCGCCTCGCTCGAACTCCGAGCGCGTATCCACAACACCACTACCACCCCGGTCACCCCGAAGCTCGCCGCCTCCCTCGTCGGACCGGACGGCACGGCGCATCCCTTTTCCGCCGAAGGAACTCGAGTCGCCTCCGGCGCCTTCACCGATCTGCTCCTGGCCCTGCCGCCCATGACCGTCGCCACTTGGTCGGCCGAGACGCCGACGCTCTACACCCTCCGCCTCGCCCTCGACGCCGACGGACACGAGACCATCCACTACGCCCTGCGCGTCGGTTTTCGCCGCTCCGAAGTGAAGAACGGCAACCTGCTCGTCAACGGCCGGCCCGTTCTGATCAAGGGCGTCAACCGGCACGATCACCACCACGAGACCGGACACGCCGTGTCCGAAGATTCGATGCGCGCCGACCTGCTGGCCATGAAGCGCGCCAACATCAACGCCGTCCGCACCTCCCACTACCCCAACGAACCCCGCTTCCTCGAATTGACGGACGAACTCGGCTTCTACGTGGTGAGCGAAGCCAACATCGAATCCCACGCCATGGGCTGGGGTCCGGACGCCAATCCCCTCGCGAAGGATCACGCATGGGGACCCGCGCACCTCGACCGCGTCCGCAACAACGTGGAACTCCACAAGAATCACCCCAGCGTCGTGATCTGGTCCCTCGGCAACGAAGCCGGGGACGGTGCCAACTTCGTCGCATCCGCGGAGTGGATACGCTCGCGCGATCCCTCCCGACCGATCATGTACGAGCAGGCGCAACAACGACCGCACGTCGACATGTTCGCACCCATGTACGCCTCCGTCGCGGCCAGCCTCGCCTACGCCGCCGAAGAAGAGAAGAAACCGCTCGCCGCGCAACGGCCCATGATCCAATGCGAATACAACCACGCCATGGGCGCGAGTTCCGGCAACCTCGCGGACTACTGGCAGGTCTGGCGCTCGCACCGCCTCCTGCAGGGTGGTTTCATCTGGGACTGGCGCGACCAAGGCATCCTCTCGACGAAGCACGCCGCGGACGCCGTCCGCGACGCCTCGCCTCACGAGCACGGCGTCCGGCTCGCGGGCGTTCTCGACGACTCCGAAGGATTGGTCGCCGGAGGCCTGATCGTCGCGCCGTCCCCGCAGTTGCAGCCCGACGCCGCCCTCGTGATCGAAGTCGAAGCCCGCGGAAACGCACTCGGCATCGATCGCTCGGACAACAACAACCGCAACGAGCACGCGGGTTACCCGATCGTCGCGTCGGGCCGTGGTGCATACACCCTCGCGCTCGACGGCGACAGCGCCGCCGTCCTCTTCGTCCTCCGCGACACCGACGGTGGCGTCCACACCCTGCGCGCCCCACTCCCGGCCGACTGGGAGCGCACATTCCTCCCGATTCGAGCCTCATGGGACGGCGTGACCGTGCGTATTCACTTCTCCGGTACGCTCGTCGCCGAGGCACCGTTCGCGGGCGACCTCGTCCGAGGCACGCAACCCCTCGGCATCGGCCTCGACCCCGAGAACCCGAGCCTGCGCTTCAACGGCGCGATCCGCCGCGTCGTCGTCCGCGGACGCGACTCCGACACCGTCGGCACCACCACGTCCGACGTCCGCCTCGACCTCGATCTGCTCGCCGCCGCCGCGCAGCCGCGCACGCGCCCGTTCTTCGCCTACGGGGGCGACTTCAACGACCGGCCCAACGACCGCAGCTTCTGCTTCAACGGGATCGTCATGGCCGACCTCCGGCCCAGCCCCCAGTATCCGGAAGTCTTCAAAGTCCACCAAGACGTCCACACCCGCGCGATCGCATACACGGGGAACTCGATCGAACTGGAAGTGTTCAACGAACGCTTCTTCGCCACCACCGCGGACCTGGAGGCCCACTGGGAGCTCCGTCACGAAGGACGCGAGTTCGCACATGGTCGTCTCGACCTGCCGGTCGTCGAACCGCAAGCGCGCGAGCGATTCGTCCTCGATCTGCCCGATTCGCTTCCGAACGTCGGCGAACTCCATCTGCGGGTTTCGTTCCGAAAAACCGACGCCACGCCGTGGGCACCGGCCGGATTCGAGATCGCGTGGGACGAGATCGAACTCCCGGACCGCCCTCGAGCGGCCTCCTCGATCGTATCCGGACCTCCACTACGCACGAGCCGCGCCTCGGGACGCACCACCGTGGAGGGTTCGAACTTCGGAGCGATTTTCGACGAGTCCACCGGCATGCTCGTCTCCCTCCGTCGCGACGGCCTCGAACGCCTCGCCGCACCGGTCCGCCTCGACTTCTGGCGCCCCACCACCAACAACGACGAGGGCGCCCGCTATCCCGTCCGCCTCGGCGCGTGGCGCCACGCGGGCCGCGACGCGCGCGCCACCGCGTGGGAGGTCGAGACTCTCGCCGACGGCTCCGTGCGCCTCGCGACCGACTTGCGTATCCCGGTTGCGGATACACGAGCCACGATCCTCTACGTGGTCGACGCCGCAGGCACCGTCCACACGACGCTCGACCTGATCCCCGCGGGAGACGCCGTACCCGCGTTGCCCCGCATCGGCTTCGCGTTCACCACGCCCGCCGACCGAGACGTCTGGTCGTGGTTCGGACGCGGACCGCACGAGAACTACGTCGACCGCCGCGCCGGCGCATGGACCGGTGTGTTCTCCGGCCGCGTGCGCGATTTGTTCCACTTCTACGGCGATCCTCAAGAGTCCGGCAACCGCACCGGTATTCGTTGGAGCACGCTCACCGATCGCTCGGGACTCGGCCTTCGCGTCGGTGCCGTCGAACACCTGCTGGAGATGGCCGCGTACCCCTGTCGCCCCGACGACATCGAACTCGCGCACCACCCGGTCGACATACCCGAATCCGACGTGATCACCTTCAACGTCGACCTTCGCCAGCAGGGACTCGGCGGCACCACTTCGTGGGGCGAGGAACCCTTGCCCCAATACCGCATACCTGCCGACCGCCCGTACCGTATGGAGTTTTCCTTCGCACCCGAAGGTCCGTGA